aagtgggaggaagccggagtacccggagggaacccacgcactcacggggagaacatgcaaactccacacagaaagatcccgagcctggatttgaaccaaggactgcaggaacttcgtaatgtgagtcagacgcactaacccctctgccaccgtgaagcccttttatTCTGAATCTAGTCATAAAATACAAATTCATGACTAGTaattttattctgaatccagtcatAAATGACAAATTCTGAAAAAACGAAAACATAAAataatgaccccaaaagggacaagcggtagaaattagaTGGATTGGATTGATggttataaaacaaaaacatataccctatttttcggattataaatcgctccggcttcacggtggcagaggggttagtgcgtctgcctcacaatacgaaggtcccgagtagtcctgggttcaatcccgggctcgggatgtttctgtgtggagtttgcatgttctccccgtgactgcgtgggttcccttcgggtactccggcttcctcccacttccaaagacatgcacctggggataggttgattggcaacactaaatgatccctagtgtgtgaatgttgtctgtctatctgtgttggccctgcgatgaggtggcgacttgtccagggtgtaccccgccttccgcccgattgtagctgagataggcaccagcgcccccccacaaccccaaaagtgaataagcggtacaaaatggatggatggaagtcgcaccggccaaaaatgcataataaagaagaaaaaaaaaacatatataagtcgcactagagcagaggtcgggaacctttttggctaagagagccaaaaattttaaaatatatttccgtaagagccatataatattttttttaacactgaacacaactaaatgtgtgcatttttaagtaagaccaacacttctagagtataataggtctcttattctttgtaataacattgttattcggaagctaactgtggagggggcgtggccagcgggcctgcagcgacaggtgcgtagacggcccacctgggccttgttatctaatcacctgtcgctctgtaataagcagcagccaggaggagagatgaggttggggctggaaatacaattgctggaaaacaactgagagacttattgaaaaataaaacaatattgtaaccctgaaacgggctctcatgtcggtgcttgggggtctgaagaacccccaggagggcaagccccacactaaccaataataaataaataacttcttaccattaacgcaacttcttgaacaggtgcggtagaaaacggatggatggattatattttatattttgaacattattttgaaccctgtgattacaagtggaattattcattactgatcgtgttaagcaatgtcagctcagatttatccgagagccagatgcagtcatccctgcactggagtataagtcgcattttggggggaaatttatttgataaaatccaagaccaagaatagacatttgaaaggcaatttaaaataaataaagaatagtgaacaacagactgaataagtgtaagttatatgaggcataaataagcaactgctatgttaacctaacatattatgctaagagtcattcaaataactataacatatagaacatgctatacttttaccaaactatctctcactcctaatccataaatcattcaaataactataacatataaaacatgctataagtttaccaaacaatctctcactcctaatccataaatcattcaaataactataacatataaaacatgctataagtttaccaaactatctctcactcctaatccataaatcattcaaataactataacatataaaacatgctataaatttaccaaactatctctcactcctaatccataaatcattcaaataactataacatataaaacatgctatacttttaccaaactatctctcactcctaatccataaatcattcaaataactataacatataaaacatgctataagtttaccaaactatctctcactcctaatccataaatcattcaaataactataacatatagaacatgctataaatttaccaaactatctctcactcctaatccataaatcattCAAATagctataacatataaaacatgctataagtttaccaaactatctctcactcctaatccataaatcccatgaaatcttcttcctcgatgtcgcttctaaacaactctgccgcttcctcttgtccttttctgctgcatatttcactacgtccagcttgtaatctgcagtacacaATTTCCTTTTCAACACCATTTTTGTTcatcccttctcagtttttataagttaccgccaacgttgaaatgatccattgtaatagctgcggcagtagcatatagcagttagcatcccatgacattttcttcgtctcttccgcaaattcgatataatattatttgatattttacggtaatgtgttaataatttcacacgtaagtcgctccggagtataagtcgcacccccagccaaactatgaaaaaaaactgtgatgtatagtccgaaaaatacggtattattatTGAGTGTTTCTTCTGATTAGACTACTTTGTTGACAtttttcctttctgccttgatagctgagggattataatcagaagaagtaacattttcacactttgcactattttataacactttatgaagcatttcttaattattccttcttttttaaatattttatgaagTGTTTATTCTGATTCAACTACTTTGTctcctctacctcaaagaactactcacccccaaatcctccactcCAAAccggctaacctcctccaacctccaaggacaaagctacgaactatgtgAGACCGaactttctgctccgccgctcccagtctgtggaacactctccctgaccacctgagggcaccacagactgtggatgcttttaaaaaaggcttaaaaacccttattttttaaaaagcctatttgtagatatatgcatactagggtaggcgtggcgcagtgggagaatggccgtgcgcaacccgagggtccctggttcaatccccacctagtaccaacctcgtcacgtccgttgtgtccttgagcaagacacttcacccttgctcctgatgggtgctggttggcgccttgcatggcagctccctccatcagtgtgtgagaatgggtaaatgtggaagtagtgtcaaagcgctttgagtaccttgaaggtaaaaaagcgctatagaagtacaacccattcatcattttatttatttagttctaGATATTAGGccgttctagtttttattttgattatatttccattattttttttaaaacactgtagcactttgaggttttttgtttaaaggggaacattatcagcagacctaggCAAGTgtcgatatataccttgatgttgcagaaaaaagaccatgtatttttttaaccgatttccgaactctaaatgggtgaattttggcaaattaaacgcctttctgtttatcgctcttttagcgatgacgtcagaacgtgacgtcaccgaggtaacgtATTCACTTtcccattacaaacaccgggtctcagctctgttattttctgttttttcgactaatttttggaaccttggagacatcatgcctggtgggtgtgttgtcggagggtgtaacaacactaacagggaggattcaagttgcaccactggcaagaaatctgccgccagacccccattgaatgtaccaaagtgtctccacatttgaccggcgatgctaagacagacatggcacagagatgtatggataacctgcagatgcatttgcaaccattaagtcaactaaatcacaaaggtgagttttgttgatgttgttgacttatgtgctaatcagacatatttggtcacggcatgactgccagctaatcgacgctagcatgctacgctaatcgatgctaacatgctatttacgctagctgtatgtacatttgaaactagacacccacatttaatgcgaaacaaacacttaccaatcgacggatttaagttgctccagtgtcacaagatgcaaaagtcctgatcgtttggtccgcacattttaccggcgatgctaataaggcagccatgctatgggccacttcattaggtacacccacgctatggccgaatagcatcaatagctattcgcctcaatagcttcaatttcttcttcgctatctgcctccatactccgaccatctgtttcaatacatgcgtaatctgttgaatcgcttaaaccgctgaaatccgagtctgaatccgagctaatgtcgctatatcttgctgtggtaaccgccatgttgtttgtattggcagcactgtatgatgtcacagggaaatggatagtggtttcgaagatagcgagaataaggcactttaaagctttatttagggatattctgggaccggtccaatttccatccatacatcttcttccgcttatccgaggtcgggtcgcgggggcaacaacctaagcagggaaacccagacttccctctccccagccacttcgtccagctcttcccgggggatcccgaggcgttcccaggccagccgggagacatagtcttcccaacgtgtcctgggtcttccccgtggcctcctaccggttggacgtgccctaaacacctccctagggaggcgttcgggtggcatcctgaccagatgcccgaaccacctcatctggctcctctcgatgtggaggagcagtggctttactttgagttcctcccggatggcagagcttctcaccctatctctaagggagagacctggaaactcatttgggccgcttgtacccgtgatcttatcctttcggtcatgacccaaagctcatgaccataggtgaggatgggaacgtagatcgaccggtaaattgagagctttgccttccggctcagctccttcttcaccacaacggatcggtacaacgtccgcattactgaagacgccgcaccgatccgcctgtcgatctcacaatccactcttccctcgctcgtgaacaagactcctaggtacttgaactcctccacttggggcagggtctcctccccaacccggagatggcactccacccttttccgggcgagaaccatggactcggacttggaggtgctgattctcattccggccgcttcacactcggctacgaaccgatccagtaagagctgaagataccggtcagatgaagccatcaggaccacatcatctgcaaaaagcagagacctaatcctgcggtcaccaaaccggaacccctcaacgccttgactgcgcctagaaattctgtccgtaaaagttatgaacagaatgggtgacaaagggcagccttggcggagtccaactctcactggtaaaattttaaaaaaaatttcaaaaaatacaataagccactgggaactgatttttgttgtttttaacccttttgaaattgtgataatgttcccctttaatgtaaagtgctttttttttacaaataaaatctattattattagtattgcattgttttccatgcttgtgttgacatttcctttctgccttgatagctgagggattccaatcagaggaagttacatttgaaataagATGTAATATAGTTTTCTTTTCTTCCTAGATCATTAAAAATATCAGTATTATCGATATCGGCCGATGCCAAAGACTTGTATGGTGATACAGTTGTCAGCCCTGTTGGCTAGTTTGCAGGATGAAGCAAAATCAAAGTGATTTTTGTAAAGTGTTGGTCTGAGGTCTGGATTCTCCAGATCTAACTTCCGCGAACCCGACCATGAAAACAAGAGGCCTTACTTCTCGTCCCGCCCGATGAGGTCATCGAAGGCCCGGGAGAGATGCTTCAGCCTGCGGAGTCCGCTCGACACCGACTCCAGGTCTCGGTCGAACTTCCTGTCACAGCAGAGAGAAAACGTCAGACCAGAATTCGGCAAGTGTGAGCGACATGGCTGACTTACAGTCTCTGGTTCTGCGTGTTGGGGGACGCAAAGGGGCTACGCAGCGCCGCCATCCGAACCAACTGCCTCCTGCCTGCTCCGTGCTTGACCCCGCGCACGCCGGCCTCAGGAGTCCTCCTGCCTCTGGAGCCCGGGGTGCGGGCTGGTGTGGTCGCCGACTTGGGGGTGCGCCTCGGGGTCCGTCTGGGCGAGGACGTGTTCTCTTCCTCTTCGCAGATGCGACCCGGGGTAGCCACCAGACACTCCTCACGGGAGAACTCCCTGGTCCTCTGCAGCCTCTGGAGACGGACAGGACCACGTCATTCTTGCCGACTCAGCTGGACTATGAGGGCGTGTCTACCTGATACACTCCGGTGAAGGAGTTCCGAGCACTGCGACTGAGCTTCTGGACCGCGCTGGTCTTCGGCTGCTCCTTCGCCGGCCCCACGTTGGTCTCCGGGAGAGACCCGGCCTGGACGGCGCACAGCGGGCGGCGCTTCCGCAGGGACATGCGCAGGGAATTAAGAGAGGACGAGGATCGCTGTTTGCGGAAGCGGTCGGGCGCCTCGGGAGAACTCTCCGCGCCGTCGGACTCGTCCAGGGACGTGTGCGCCCGCCAGACTCCGACCACGGCTCGGCCCACTCCGTCCATCACTGAGGATGCCATTCGGACTGACAGACaaggttaaataaaaaaattaggggtgggcaaattagtgcgttaattatgagttaactcatcaatctattaacgccgacaattattttatcgcacatttgcgtatgttgtttacatgcttttattttgttaacgccttttcttaacaagatggcgtcgaggggctgttggtaaagatcaatcaatcaatcaatgtttacttatatagccctaaatcacgagtgtctcaaggggctgcacaaaccaccacgacatcctcggtaggcccacataagggcaaggaaaactcacacccagtgggacgtcggtgacaatgatgactatgagaaccttggagaggaggaaagcaatggatgtcgagcgggtctaacatgatactgtgaaagttcaatccacaatggatacaacacagtcgcgagagtccagtccaaagaggatccaagacacagcagcgagagtcccgttcacagcggagccagcaggaaaccatcccaagcgtaggcggaccagcagcgcagagatgtccccagccgatacacagacgagcagtacatggccaccggatcggaccggaccccctccacacgggagagtgggacatagaagaaaaagaaaagaaacggcagatcaactggtccaaaaagggagtctatttaaaggctagagtatacaaatgagttttaaggtgagacttaaatgcttctactgaggtggcatcgcgaactgttaccgggagggcattccagagtactggagcccgaacggaaaacgctctatagcccgcagacttttttgggctttgggaatcactaataagccggagtcctttgaacgcagatttcttgccgggacatatggtacaatacaatcggcaagataggatggagctagaccgtgtagtattttatacgtaagtagtaaaaccttaaagtcacatcttaagtgcacaagaagccagtgcaggtgagccagtataggtatatatgtatgtatata
The window above is part of the Nerophis ophidion isolate RoL-2023_Sa linkage group LG04, RoL_Noph_v1.0, whole genome shotgun sequence genome. Proteins encoded here:
- the LOC133552093 gene encoding uncharacterized protein LOC133552093 isoform X1, yielding MASSVMDGVGRAVVGVWRAHTSLDESDGAESSPEAPDRFRKQRSSSSLNSLRMSLRKRRPLCAVQAGSLPETNVGPAKEQPKTSAVQKLSRSARNSFTGVYQRLQRTREFSREECLVATPGRICEEEENTSSPRRTPRRTPKSATTPARTPGSRGRRTPEAGVRGVKHGAGRRQLVRMAALRSPFASPNTQNQRLKFDRDLESVSSGLRRLKHLSRAFDDLIGRDEKTETRQECGSAVMRKLDPCGKLSRSNLSRRASQRLGGWADVTVSAVRK
- the LOC133552093 gene encoding uncharacterized protein LOC133552093 isoform X2, translating into MASSVMDGVGRAVVGVWRAHTSLDESDGAESSPEAPDRFRKQRSSSSLNSLRMSLRKRRPLCAVQAGSLPETNVGPAKEQPKTSAVQKLSRSARNSFTGVYQRLQRTREFSREECLVATPGRICEEEENTSSPRRTPRRTPKSATTPARTPGSRGRRTPEAGVRGVKHGAGRRQLVRMAALRSPFASPNTQNQRLKFDRDLESVSSGLRRLKHLSRAFDDLIGRDEKNFHYSQVTE